The Microlunatus antarcticus genome window below encodes:
- a CDS encoding glycosyltransferase: protein MQILSTSTVPGDDVVHHRMASGGRSLRGRLSAWLERAADADAVVLSGSVSLGTRYDQLIAARTFATRYPDRPVVLADCTWEPGSRALDRLFRTQRPVAVDRPARHGRRTTRFAIGRLRAPNIHCCVLSSEEGRSFPGFWGIDPANVHVTPYWASNLGALQAARASYEDAAGEQRDDAEVLVFAGGDSLRDYRPLLAAAEAVRAPVRIATRLPVPDRLPSNVTAGPVSGEEFLRLAVGAPVAVVPLVPDALRSGGQKTYLGAMGLGQTVIVPGAPGVLDHVRPDVTGLVPAADDADALADAVNAAVGDPALRERLGAAAQADVAERFSPQAYGERLYGIARSLVERG from the coding sequence ATGCAGATCCTCAGCACCTCCACGGTGCCGGGCGACGACGTCGTCCACCACCGGATGGCCTCCGGCGGGCGTTCGCTGCGCGGCCGGCTCTCGGCCTGGCTCGAGCGCGCCGCGGACGCGGACGCCGTCGTGCTGAGCGGGTCGGTCTCGCTGGGCACGCGCTACGACCAGCTGATCGCCGCCCGGACGTTCGCGACGCGCTACCCCGACCGCCCCGTCGTGCTGGCCGACTGCACCTGGGAGCCCGGGAGCCGGGCGCTCGACCGCCTCTTCCGTACGCAGCGTCCGGTGGCCGTCGACCGGCCGGCCCGTCACGGACGGCGCACCACCCGCTTCGCGATCGGCCGCCTGCGGGCGCCGAACATCCACTGCTGCGTCCTGTCCAGCGAGGAGGGGCGCTCGTTCCCGGGCTTCTGGGGGATCGACCCCGCGAACGTCCACGTCACGCCCTACTGGGCCAGCAACCTGGGGGCGCTCCAGGCGGCGCGGGCCTCGTACGAGGACGCAGCCGGGGAGCAGCGTGACGACGCCGAGGTGCTCGTCTTCGCGGGCGGCGACTCCCTGCGCGACTACCGGCCGCTGCTGGCGGCCGCCGAGGCCGTCCGCGCCCCGGTGCGCATCGCCACCCGCCTGCCGGTGCCGGACCGGCTCCCGTCGAACGTGACGGCCGGCCCCGTGTCGGGGGAGGAGTTCCTGCGGCTCGCGGTCGGCGCGCCGGTCGCCGTCGTGCCGCTCGTGCCCGACGCCCTCCGCAGCGGCGGGCAGAAGACCTACCTCGGCGCCATGGGCCTCGGTCAGACCGTGATCGTTCCCGGGGCCCCCGGCGTGCTCGACCACGTCCGGCCCGACGTGACCGGGCTGGTTCCGGCGGCTGACGACGCGGACGCCCTCGCGGACGCGGTCAACGCGGCGGTCGGCGACCCGGCCCTGCGGGAACGCCTCGGCGCCGCCGCGCAGGCGGACGTCGCCGAACGCTTCTCCCCCCAGGCCTACGGCGAGCGCCTGTACGGCATTGCGCGCAGCCTGGTGGAGCGCGGCTGA
- a CDS encoding fibronectin type III domain-containing protein → MRTLSVGLPRISTAARIAGTSTVAAFAVVAGLLVPVQAQAADAGVLPGRYENTASSITYTGAWSTATSSSDSGGSYANLNADGSATFTFTGTGVTWSTRTNNFSGLADVYLDGVKKTTVDLYSATSKVKQAVYSAAGLTDGTHTLKIVRTGTKNDSSTGRNVTLDYLDVVDATAPTVPAGVAAAKEGTGARITWTASPESDVAGYNVYRATGSGSWTEISSDPVIAASYLDSGLTIGTTYGYQVTAVDRAGNESARSTAATYTPAAAPTPTPTPTPTPTPTATPTPTPTPTPTPTASPTQTATPTASPTPANTVGQGTYENDDPAVTLNGTWSKVASNQDSGGSTSTLSTAGYAELSFNTSGIRWITRLNSYSGIADVYLDGVKKVSVDLYSSTTKTKQVAYEVTGLSETPHTIRIVRSGAKNPSSSSLNIALDAFVAPDVHAPDAPTGVVAPATGTKVSLGWDANPEPDVAGYNVFRATGTGPFTKISTGLVTGTGYVDDGLAPGTTYSYQVSAVDTSALESDRSAAATVTTAINAVGQGTYENDDPAVTLNGTWTKVASNQDSGGSTSSLSGAGYAELSFTTSGIRWMTRTNTYSGNADVYLDGVKKASVDLYSSATKTQQVAYEVSGLTETPHTLRIVRTGTKNASSTSAAIMLDAFVAPDIHAPGAPAGLTASLSGADVNLAWTANPEPDVAAYRVFRLGGVTTTRTQVGTTTADVTSFTDLARRPGVTYTYDVVAVDTSGNASDASATTSVTLPIEAQPAGVYENDADAVTLNGPWSVVTSGMDSGGSYSTLNAAGYAEISFTTSGIRWVSRTNSYSGIADVYLDGVKKASIDLYSATTKYQQVVFEASGLTETPHTLRVVRTGTKNASSSSTSIMLDAFVAPDIYPPSAPTAPVAAPGRGTAQLGWTASPESDVVGYRVYRALADGPMAAVTTAPVAATSWTDDSLQPGATYHYQVTSLDAMGNESPRSTVADVTITMKAVPAGTYEDDDTDDILMKGAWSRTASTGAGTDSGSSFATLGSDGYAEMSFATSGIRWLARTNTSSGQADVYIDGVKQTTVDLYSAATKFAQNVFEVTGLPETGHTIRIVRTGNKSADSQGRNITLDAFVAPDIYAPAVPTALKATGTRTGAKLTWTKSPDGDVASYRVFRRAAGSTTEVLVGTTSADTTSFSNVGLAEGGSFTWTVVARDTWGNDSGASLPASFTNGGDPYAAFPQRYSTCPTATVTVSTRAQLLSAISSATAGTVIRLNPGTYGANYDIGSTGTPDKPVWICGPRAAVIDNADVTKGYGFRVNGASNLVLAGMTVRNVQKGVAVLYSKAVTVADLRVENIGDEAIHLKNQTTDSTVIGNSISTTGLNSAGYGEGVYIGTAQGNWCLYNNCAPDTSDRNLVAFNDIRATTAEPMEAKAGTTDGTMWKNTLDGAAITSADTDSLVQVMGNSWVVAGNTGSHSPQDAIQIWNTDTDWGLNNVVYNNGVTDTLPGYGVRMPANEAAGNVVSCNNTAASAALGVTNKPCQN, encoded by the coding sequence ATGCGCACCCTCTCTGTTGGCCTGCCCAGAATCAGCACCGCCGCCCGGATCGCCGGCACGAGCACCGTCGCCGCCTTCGCGGTGGTCGCAGGTCTGCTCGTCCCGGTCCAGGCCCAGGCGGCCGACGCGGGGGTCCTGCCCGGCCGCTACGAGAACACCGCCTCCTCGATCACCTACACGGGTGCCTGGAGCACCGCGACCTCGTCGTCCGACTCGGGCGGCTCGTACGCGAACCTCAACGCCGACGGCTCGGCCACCTTCACCTTCACCGGCACGGGCGTCACCTGGAGCACGCGGACCAACAACTTCTCCGGTCTCGCCGACGTCTACCTCGACGGCGTGAAGAAGACGACCGTCGACCTCTACTCCGCGACCAGCAAGGTCAAGCAGGCCGTGTACTCCGCCGCGGGCCTCACCGACGGGACCCACACGCTCAAGATCGTGCGGACCGGGACCAAGAACGACAGCTCCACCGGCCGGAACGTCACCCTCGACTACCTGGACGTCGTCGACGCCACGGCGCCGACGGTCCCGGCCGGCGTCGCCGCGGCCAAGGAGGGCACGGGCGCCCGCATCACCTGGACCGCGAGCCCCGAGTCCGACGTCGCCGGCTACAACGTCTACCGCGCCACCGGCTCCGGCAGCTGGACCGAGATCTCGAGCGACCCGGTCATCGCCGCCAGCTACCTCGACAGCGGCCTCACAATCGGCACGACCTACGGCTACCAGGTCACCGCCGTCGACCGCGCGGGCAACGAGTCGGCCCGCAGCACCGCCGCCACCTACACCCCGGCCGCCGCACCCACGCCGACCCCGACGCCCACGCCGACCCCGACCCCGACGGCCACCCCCACGCCGACCCCGACGCCCACCCCCACCCCGACCGCGTCGCCCACCCAGACCGCGACCCCCACCGCGTCCCCCACGCCGGCCAACACCGTCGGCCAGGGCACGTACGAGAACGACGACCCGGCCGTCACGCTGAACGGCACCTGGAGCAAGGTCGCGTCGAACCAGGACTCGGGCGGCTCGACCAGCACCCTGAGCACCGCCGGCTACGCCGAGCTGTCCTTCAACACGTCGGGCATCCGCTGGATCACCCGCCTGAACAGCTACTCCGGCATCGCCGACGTCTACCTCGACGGGGTCAAGAAGGTGAGCGTCGACCTCTACTCGTCGACCACGAAGACCAAGCAGGTCGCGTACGAGGTCACGGGGCTCAGCGAGACCCCGCACACGATCCGGATCGTGCGCAGCGGCGCGAAGAACCCGAGCTCGAGCAGCCTGAACATCGCCCTCGACGCCTTTGTCGCCCCCGACGTCCACGCCCCCGACGCCCCGACCGGCGTGGTCGCCCCCGCCACGGGCACCAAGGTCTCGCTGGGCTGGGACGCCAACCCCGAGCCCGACGTCGCCGGCTACAACGTCTTCCGCGCCACCGGGACGGGGCCGTTCACCAAGATCTCGACCGGGCTGGTGACCGGCACCGGCTACGTCGACGACGGCCTCGCGCCGGGCACGACCTACAGCTACCAGGTCAGCGCGGTCGACACCTCGGCCCTCGAGTCCGACCGCAGCGCCGCTGCGACCGTCACCACCGCGATCAACGCCGTCGGCCAGGGCACGTACGAGAACGACGACCCGGCCGTCACGCTCAACGGCACCTGGACCAAGGTCGCGTCCAACCAGGACTCCGGCGGCTCCACCAGCAGCCTCAGCGGCGCCGGCTACGCCGAGCTCTCCTTCACCACCTCCGGCATCCGCTGGATGACCCGGACGAACACCTACTCCGGCAACGCCGACGTCTACCTCGACGGCGTGAAGAAGGCCAGCGTCGACCTCTACTCCTCCGCCACCAAGACCCAGCAGGTCGCGTACGAGGTCTCTGGGCTGACCGAGACCCCGCACACGCTCCGCATCGTCCGGACGGGCACCAAGAACGCGAGCTCGACCAGCGCGGCGATCATGCTCGACGCCTTCGTCGCCCCCGACATCCACGCCCCGGGCGCCCCCGCCGGCCTCACCGCGAGCCTGTCCGGTGCCGACGTCAACCTGGCCTGGACCGCCAACCCCGAGCCCGACGTCGCGGCCTACCGCGTCTTCCGGCTCGGCGGCGTCACCACGACCCGGACCCAGGTCGGCACCACCACCGCCGACGTCACGAGCTTCACCGACCTCGCCCGCCGCCCCGGCGTCACCTACACCTACGACGTCGTCGCGGTCGACACCTCCGGCAACGCCTCCGACGCCTCGGCCACCACCTCGGTGACGCTGCCCATCGAGGCCCAGCCGGCCGGGGTCTACGAGAACGACGCCGACGCGGTCACGCTCAACGGCCCCTGGTCGGTCGTCACGTCCGGCATGGACTCGGGCGGCTCGTACTCGACGCTCAACGCCGCCGGATACGCCGAGATCTCCTTCACGACCTCCGGCATCCGGTGGGTCTCGCGGACGAACAGCTACTCCGGCATCGCCGACGTCTACCTCGACGGGGTCAAGAAGGCGAGCATCGACCTCTACTCCGCGACCACGAAGTACCAGCAGGTCGTCTTCGAGGCGAGCGGGCTGACCGAGACCCCGCACACGCTGCGGGTCGTGCGGACCGGCACCAAGAACGCGAGCTCCTCCAGCACCTCGATCATGCTCGACGCCTTCGTCGCCCCCGACATCTACCCGCCCTCCGCCCCGACGGCCCCCGTGGCCGCCCCGGGCCGCGGGACGGCCCAGCTCGGCTGGACCGCCTCCCCGGAGAGCGACGTCGTCGGCTACCGCGTCTACCGCGCGCTCGCCGACGGGCCCATGGCCGCCGTGACCACGGCGCCGGTGGCGGCCACGAGCTGGACCGACGACAGCCTGCAGCCGGGGGCGACCTACCACTACCAGGTCACCTCGCTCGACGCGATGGGCAACGAGTCCCCCCGCTCGACCGTCGCCGACGTCACGATCACGATGAAGGCGGTGCCGGCCGGGACGTACGAGGACGACGACACCGACGACATCCTGATGAAGGGCGCCTGGAGCCGCACGGCCTCCACCGGCGCGGGCACCGACAGCGGCAGCTCGTTCGCGACCCTGGGCTCCGACGGCTACGCCGAGATGTCCTTCGCCACCAGCGGCATCCGCTGGCTCGCCCGGACCAACACCTCCTCGGGCCAGGCCGACGTCTACATCGACGGCGTCAAGCAGACCACCGTCGACCTCTACTCCGCCGCGACGAAGTTCGCGCAGAACGTCTTCGAGGTCACCGGGCTCCCTGAGACCGGCCACACCATCCGGATCGTGCGGACCGGCAACAAGAGCGCCGACTCCCAGGGCCGCAACATCACGCTCGACGCGTTCGTCGCCCCGGACATCTACGCCCCCGCGGTGCCGACGGCGCTCAAGGCGACGGGGACCCGTACGGGCGCCAAGCTGACCTGGACCAAGAGCCCGGACGGCGACGTGGCCTCCTACCGGGTCTTCCGGCGGGCCGCGGGCTCCACCACCGAGGTGCTCGTCGGGACCACCTCGGCCGACACCACCTCGTTCAGCAACGTGGGCCTGGCCGAGGGCGGCAGCTTCACCTGGACCGTCGTCGCCCGCGACACCTGGGGCAACGACTCCGGTGCGTCGCTGCCGGCCTCGTTCACCAACGGCGGCGACCCGTACGCCGCCTTCCCGCAGCGCTACAGCACCTGCCCGACCGCGACGGTGACCGTCTCCACCCGGGCGCAGCTGCTCTCGGCGATCTCCTCGGCCACCGCCGGAACGGTCATCCGGCTCAACCCGGGCACGTACGGCGCCAACTACGACATCGGCTCGACCGGCACCCCGGACAAGCCGGTCTGGATCTGCGGTCCCCGTGCGGCGGTCATCGACAACGCCGACGTCACCAAGGGCTACGGCTTCCGCGTCAACGGGGCGTCCAACCTGGTGCTCGCCGGGATGACCGTCCGCAACGTCCAGAAGGGCGTCGCCGTCCTCTACTCCAAGGCCGTCACGGTCGCCGACCTCCGCGTCGAGAACATCGGCGACGAGGCCATCCACCTCAAGAACCAGACCACCGACTCCACCGTCATCGGCAACTCCATCTCCACCACCGGCCTGAACTCGGCCGGCTACGGCGAGGGCGTCTACATCGGCACGGCGCAGGGCAACTGGTGCCTCTACAACAACTGCGCCCCCGACACCAGCGACCGCAACCTCGTCGCCTTCAACGACATCCGCGCCACCACGGCGGAGCCCATGGAGGCGAAGGCCGGCACCACCGACGGCACGATGTGGAAGAACACCCTCGACGGGGCGGCCATCACCTCGGCCGACACCGACTCCCTCGTCCAGGTCATGGGCAACAGCTGGGTCGTCGCCGGCAACACCGGCAGCCACAGCCCGCAGGACGCCATCCAGATCTGGAACACCGACACCGACTGGGGCCTCAACAACGTCGTCTACAACAACGGCGTCACCGACACCCTGCCGGGCTACGGCGTCCGGATGCCCGCCAACGAGGCCGCGGGCAACGTCGTCAGCTGCAACAACACGGCCGCCTCCGCCGCTCTGGGGGTGACCAACAAGCCCTGCCAGAACTGA
- a CDS encoding O-antigen ligase family protein gives MSTVRPAAEPSQALLLVPVVLVVLALGGIAAASPVGTVVLVGLAVLVVAACLPLWILPSVALWLFALLPVGYLVGVPNFVGRFYSPAVVVLLIWLVRLSFTRGRPSFFRSLRWLVPVFAVLLGLSYIGLSPSRSVNWLIVVAIAVALPAALAPAIDRRTSTTLLQAWFVLGIGLSLVAVIESLLQTNPLSPYYSFDQHWALYRVSTTLGHPLMNGTFFSVTACLAAFTMTRVGAPRGTAFICFAACALAAGLTGSRSGVYALVAGLAVGLLVTLVSGRTSIANKLLGIVLGVVALVVLPALPTIAGRAGSAEGAASSLYRDYVVRLAGRLFLERPIVGYGPGNSAIATAQSGAVLPLENSVLGTLVSGGVIGTAALLVLVAVVVVRVVRTGRADGIAAIAAYVVAGAAFPLWESNPAALIAVGLVVIATRTSADAPVPGTVDDAVDAVDAVDNGIVRPRRGARAQVAARAAVAGVR, from the coding sequence ATGTCGACTGTCCGTCCTGCGGCTGAGCCGTCCCAGGCCCTCCTGCTGGTCCCCGTGGTCCTGGTCGTCCTCGCGCTGGGCGGCATCGCCGCCGCGTCGCCCGTCGGCACGGTCGTGCTGGTCGGCCTCGCCGTCCTCGTCGTCGCGGCCTGCCTGCCCCTGTGGATCCTGCCCAGCGTGGCCCTGTGGCTCTTCGCGCTCCTGCCGGTCGGCTACCTGGTCGGCGTGCCCAACTTCGTCGGCCGCTTCTACTCCCCCGCCGTGGTCGTGCTGCTCATCTGGCTCGTCCGGCTGTCGTTCACGCGGGGGCGTCCCTCCTTCTTCCGCTCGCTGCGCTGGCTCGTCCCCGTCTTCGCGGTGCTGCTCGGGCTGTCCTACATCGGGCTGAGCCCGTCGCGCAGCGTCAACTGGCTGATCGTCGTCGCGATCGCCGTGGCCCTGCCGGCCGCGCTCGCCCCGGCCATCGACCGGCGCACGTCGACGACGCTGCTGCAGGCGTGGTTCGTGCTCGGGATCGGCCTGTCGCTCGTCGCGGTCATCGAGTCGCTGCTGCAGACGAACCCGCTGTCGCCGTACTACAGCTTCGACCAGCACTGGGCCCTCTACCGGGTCAGCACGACGCTCGGCCACCCGCTGATGAACGGCACCTTCTTCTCCGTCACCGCCTGCCTCGCCGCGTTCACCATGACGCGCGTCGGCGCCCCCCGCGGCACCGCGTTCATCTGCTTCGCCGCCTGCGCCCTCGCCGCCGGCCTCACCGGCTCCCGCAGCGGTGTGTACGCCCTCGTCGCCGGCCTCGCGGTCGGGCTGCTCGTCACCCTCGTCTCGGGCCGCACGAGCATCGCCAACAAGCTCCTCGGGATCGTGCTCGGCGTCGTCGCCCTGGTCGTCCTCCCCGCGCTCCCGACCATCGCCGGTCGGGCGGGCAGCGCCGAGGGCGCGGCCTCCAGCCTCTACCGCGACTACGTCGTCCGCCTCGCGGGCCGCCTCTTCCTGGAGCGGCCGATCGTGGGCTACGGGCCGGGGAACTCCGCCATCGCCACCGCGCAGTCCGGCGCCGTGCTCCCGCTCGAGAACTCGGTGCTCGGCACCCTGGTCAGCGGCGGCGTGATCGGCACGGCCGCGCTGCTCGTCCTGGTGGCCGTCGTCGTCGTCCGCGTCGTGCGGACCGGCCGGGCGGACGGCATCGCCGCCATCGCCGCGTACGTCGTCGCCGGTGCCGCCTTCCCCCTCTGGGAGAGCAACCCCGCCGCTCTGATCGCCGTGGGCCTGGTCGTCATCGCCACGCGGACGAGCGCCGACGCCCCCGTGCCGGGGACGGTCGACGACGCGGTGGACGCGGTGGACGCGGTGGACAACGGGATCGTGCGACCACGCCGCGGCGCGCGCGCCCAGGTCGCTGCCCGCGCAGCCGTCGCGGGCGTGCGCTGA
- a CDS encoding serine O-acetyltransferase, translating to MISTRSDYERYLRDDLTAAGLSRWTFVQRFRRPEVHYLRVLRRVELLLAQPGPVARVRRSWYRAQLMRLSTRLGLTIPPNVFGPGLGIAHYGSIVVHSKAKVGAWCRINSATNIGLSPSGVPTIGDYCYIAPGAVIYGGITIGDRVVIGANAVVGRDVPDEVTVAGAPARVVSQKGSAAMMPDFVPVPRPAQP from the coding sequence ATGATCTCCACGCGGTCCGACTACGAGCGCTACCTGCGCGACGACCTCACGGCGGCCGGCCTGTCCCGCTGGACCTTCGTCCAGCGGTTCCGCCGGCCCGAGGTCCACTACCTGCGGGTGCTCCGCCGGGTGGAGCTCCTGCTGGCGCAGCCCGGACCGGTCGCCCGCGTGCGACGTTCCTGGTACCGCGCACAGCTCATGCGCCTCTCGACCCGGCTCGGCCTGACCATCCCGCCGAACGTCTTCGGACCGGGGCTGGGGATCGCCCACTACGGCAGCATCGTCGTGCACTCGAAGGCCAAGGTCGGCGCCTGGTGCCGGATCAACTCCGCGACGAACATCGGGCTGAGCCCGAGCGGGGTCCCGACCATCGGCGACTACTGCTACATCGCGCCGGGCGCGGTGATCTACGGCGGCATCACGATCGGTGACCGCGTCGTCATCGGCGCGAACGCCGTCGTCGGGCGCGACGTGCCCGACGAGGTGACGGTCGCGGGAGCCCCCGCGCGCGTCGTCTCGCAGAAGGGTTCCGCGGCGATGATGCCCGACTTCGTCCCCGTGCCCCGCCCCGCCCAGCCATGA
- a CDS encoding polysaccharide biosynthesis protein codes for MRSRSDILTTGVAALVLFPGFAFSFVLSWLVGTSRSDELLLAASVSLTLTNVVGNAIEANSVAEMGRLIGRGTPPGKAVLRSYARRIFLFALATCVAVGLPLTVVYAFRRTDPYEFAALAGVMLLMALVGGVSSAFSGLNIAHGRVALPISLQSLRTVVPIVLVLAWPTAPLFVYAAGFVLGELVRLTILYRTSRRLPSSTEAADIPTRGLVWQSASALTAQSGPVTDRIFLARSPVGSLSSYEMADKLFFAAAQVVNLGLVVRRLSRWARLPSYEYAAGRAMFRKDFGILLAVNVAVGLVGSGVCLLASTFDFLPSPWLQGLRWGAILFLSMPFSLCISCGGRMLIIARRQRLLVWFAATFAVLNALADWLFFVLFGPIGIPIATALVRLVSAVLYLIVVTRLLPSIIGSDLPPADPVENEAATAYVDAESTSGDRA; via the coding sequence GTGCGGTCACGCTCCGACATCCTCACCACGGGGGTCGCGGCCCTCGTCCTCTTCCCCGGCTTCGCCTTCTCCTTCGTCCTGTCCTGGCTCGTCGGGACCTCGCGCAGCGACGAGCTCCTGCTCGCGGCGTCGGTCTCGCTGACGCTGACCAACGTCGTCGGCAACGCGATCGAGGCCAACAGCGTCGCGGAGATGGGCCGCCTCATCGGGCGCGGCACGCCCCCGGGCAAGGCGGTGCTGCGCTCGTACGCGCGCCGGATCTTCCTCTTCGCCCTCGCCACCTGCGTGGCCGTCGGACTGCCGCTCACGGTCGTCTACGCGTTCCGACGGACCGACCCGTACGAGTTCGCCGCGCTGGCCGGCGTGATGCTGCTGATGGCGCTCGTCGGGGGCGTGTCCAGCGCGTTCTCCGGGCTCAACATCGCCCACGGCCGGGTCGCCCTCCCCATCAGCCTGCAGTCGCTGCGCACCGTCGTGCCGATCGTCCTGGTGCTGGCCTGGCCGACCGCTCCGCTCTTCGTCTACGCGGCCGGCTTCGTCCTCGGCGAGCTCGTCCGGCTCACGATCCTCTACCGCACGTCGCGCCGGCTGCCCTCGAGCACCGAGGCCGCCGACATCCCGACCCGCGGCCTCGTGTGGCAGTCGGCCTCCGCGCTGACCGCGCAGTCCGGCCCCGTGACGGACCGCATCTTCCTGGCCCGCAGCCCCGTCGGGTCGCTGTCGTCGTACGAGATGGCCGACAAGCTGTTCTTCGCCGCGGCCCAGGTCGTCAACCTCGGCCTCGTCGTCCGCCGCCTGTCGCGCTGGGCGCGGCTCCCCAGCTACGAGTACGCGGCCGGGCGGGCCATGTTCCGCAAGGACTTCGGGATCCTCCTCGCCGTGAACGTGGCCGTCGGCCTCGTCGGGTCGGGCGTCTGCCTGCTGGCCAGCACGTTCGACTTCCTCCCGTCCCCGTGGCTCCAGGGCCTCCGGTGGGGCGCGATCCTGTTCCTGTCGATGCCGTTCAGCCTCTGCATCTCCTGCGGTGGCCGGATGCTCATCATCGCCCGCCGGCAGCGGCTGCTGGTGTGGTTCGCGGCCACGTTCGCGGTGCTCAACGCGCTTGCGGACTGGCTGTTCTTCGTGCTGTTCGGCCCGATCGGCATCCCGATCGCCACGGCGCTCGTCCGCCTCGTCTCCGCGGTCCTCTACCTGATCGTCGTGACCCGCCTGCTGCCCTCGATCATCGGCTCCGACCTCCCGCCCGCGGACCCGGTCGAGAACGAGGCCGCCACCGCGTACGTCGACGCCGAGTCCACCAGCGGCGACCGCGCCTGA
- a CDS encoding sugar transferase: MTQIDPRPQAPHHILARTGFSTAPPAARWIEAYRARLTVGDLVVVIAAVVAAQLARFGTTGDAVLLPSSMVSYSIVSAVLVVLWALALTAFHTRESRIVGSGPEEYRRIAHASFALFGTVAILAYLLKLDVARGYLFVALPVGLSLLLLQRKLWRTWLHKQRAQRRYLSSVLVVGSHRAAVAMAKVFERDPNAGFRVVGVCEPGWGHAGRVLDIEGHHVPVLGDESTVIDAVEATQADMVAVSNTEFFGNEGMRALAWQLEAAGTDLVVAPGVVDVAGPRLQVRPVAGLPLLHVDKPQYRGAGKFGKHAVDALGAAVAILLLSPVMIVIALLVKLTSPGKVFYRSERIGLNGEPFGMLKFRSMRQDADKVRLNLLDLNQGAGPLFKMRDDPRVTSLGKVLRRFSLDELPQLFNVLTGQMSIVGPRPPLRDEVMTYSDMVHRRLLVKPGITGLWQVSGRSDLSWEESVRLDLYYVENWSLIQDLVIVWRTVAAVLGKSGAY, encoded by the coding sequence GTGACTCAGATCGATCCAAGGCCGCAAGCGCCTCACCACATCCTCGCCCGCACCGGATTCAGCACCGCACCGCCCGCGGCGCGCTGGATCGAGGCCTACCGTGCCCGGCTCACCGTCGGGGACCTCGTCGTCGTCATCGCCGCGGTCGTCGCCGCCCAGCTCGCCCGCTTCGGCACGACCGGCGACGCCGTCCTGCTGCCGAGCTCGATGGTCAGCTACTCGATCGTCTCCGCCGTCCTGGTCGTGCTCTGGGCGCTGGCCCTCACCGCGTTCCACACCCGGGAGAGCCGCATCGTCGGCTCGGGCCCGGAGGAGTACCGCCGCATCGCCCACGCTTCGTTCGCGCTCTTCGGCACGGTCGCGATCCTCGCGTACCTGCTCAAGCTCGACGTCGCCCGCGGCTACCTCTTCGTCGCCCTGCCGGTCGGACTCTCGCTGCTCCTGCTGCAGCGCAAGCTGTGGCGCACCTGGTTGCACAAGCAGCGGGCCCAGCGCCGCTACCTCTCCAGCGTCCTCGTCGTCGGCTCGCACCGTGCGGCCGTCGCGATGGCCAAGGTCTTCGAGCGTGACCCGAACGCGGGCTTCCGCGTGGTCGGGGTCTGCGAGCCCGGCTGGGGCCACGCGGGCCGGGTCCTCGACATCGAGGGTCACCACGTCCCGGTGCTCGGCGACGAGTCCACCGTGATCGACGCCGTCGAGGCCACCCAGGCCGACATGGTCGCCGTCAGCAACACCGAGTTCTTCGGCAACGAGGGCATGCGGGCCCTGGCCTGGCAGCTCGAGGCCGCGGGCACCGACCTGGTCGTGGCGCCCGGCGTCGTCGACGTGGCCGGCCCCCGGCTGCAGGTCCGCCCGGTCGCCGGCCTCCCGCTGCTCCACGTGGACAAGCCGCAGTACCGCGGGGCGGGCAAGTTCGGCAAGCACGCCGTCGACGCTCTCGGGGCGGCCGTCGCCATCCTGCTGCTGTCCCCGGTCATGATCGTCATCGCGCTGCTGGTCAAGCTGACCAGCCCGGGCAAGGTCTTCTACCGCTCCGAGCGCATCGGCCTGAACGGCGAGCCGTTCGGCATGCTCAAGTTCCGCTCGATGCGGCAGGACGCCGACAAGGTCCGGCTCAACCTGCTCGACCTCAACCAGGGCGCCGGCCCGCTGTTCAAGATGCGCGACGACCCCCGAGTCACCTCGCTGGGCAAGGTCCTCCGGCGCTTCAGCCTCGACGAGCTGCCGCAGCTGTTCAACGTGCTGACCGGGCAGATGAGCATCGTCGGCCCCCGCCCGCCGCTGCGCGACGAGGTCATGACGTACTCCGACATGGTCCACCGCCGCCTGCTGGTCAAGCCGGGCATCACCGGCCTGTGGCAGGTCAGCGGACGTTCCGACCTGTCGTGGGAGGAGTCGGTCCGCCTCGACCTCTACTACGTCGAGAACTGGTCCCTCATCCAGGACCTGGTCATCGTCTGGCGCACCGTCGCCGCCGTCCTCGGCAAGAGCGGCGCGTACTGA